The Cyprinus carpio isolate SPL01 chromosome B17, ASM1834038v1, whole genome shotgun sequence genome has a window encoding:
- the LOC109048828 gene encoding uncharacterized protein LOC109048828 has translation MEDTPKTLVAVLLDEKEICKKLQHLKSAAEIIDASKCLLPCAAEYHRILKFNADFNEFIDTDLTEKVETLDKFQVLFKSIKRSGSGSRALDEILDVDAASPSHQQNVCSWRTCIYIITCNILEHILTFLFLFFIFEVAPKNTHEAGPSSQQKKLIVCTLVSHQRNIIDVDTMRALIESKGPSVYKDYEASGMLSETSRKLLVKIGVSALVEQSGFYPCNEEKRMLAESVVTLFPSLKIKMGEENEGFEHFYDPVSHSGFIEMRLRNLRRKLHDDQRRYQRKRSRFSDSSGVSITLEVPAEGEEESSREWTTVIKRMKPSPENLNTIKLGMEKTYSNRRLWVANKSPTVKEIFEQYPRCRHAILGKDLCFAWLFLIARYE, from the exons ATGGAGGACACTCCAAAAACACTGGTGGCTGTACTACTTGATGAAAAGGAGATATGCAAAAAATTGCAGCATCTCAAGAGTGCAGCAGAAATAATTGATGCTTCCAAATGTCTCCTCCCCTGTGCTGCAGAGTACCACCGAATTTTAAAATTTAACGctgattttaatgaatttattgacACAGACCTAACTGAGAAAGTGGAAACCTTGGACAAGTTTCAAGTTTTGTTTAAGTCGATTAAGAGAAGTGGATCAGGATCACGTGCATTG GATGAAATATTGGATGTAGATGCAGCCAGTCCAAGTCATCAACAGAATGTATGTTCATGGAGGACTTGCATATACATCATTACTTGTAATATACTTGaacatattttaacttttttatttttattttttatttttgaagttgcACCAAAGAACACACATGAAGCTGGTCCAAGTAGTCAGCAGAAG AAACTAATCGTCTGTACACTTGTATCA CATCAACGTAATATAATTGATGTAGACACAATGCGAGCACTAATTGAAAGCAAAGGTCCGAGTGTATATAAGGATTATGAAGCTTCAGGAATGCTTTCAGAGACATCAAGAAAGCTCCTTGTGAAGATAGGGGTCAGTGCGTTGGTGGAACAAAGTGGATT TTACCCTTGTAATGAAGAGAAACGGATGTTGGCAGAAAGTGTGGTAACACTCTTTCCTTCTCTGAAGATCAAGATGGGAGAAGAGAATGAAGGATTT GAACATTTCTATGACCCAGTCTCCCACAGTGGATTTATTGAGATGAGACTTCGAAATCTACGGAGGAAACTTCATGATGATCAGCGTCGCTACCAGCGCAAACGTAGTCGATTCAGTGATTCCTCTGGAGTGTCTATCACTTTGGAGGTACCTGCTGAAGGAGAGGAGGAGTCCTCTCGGGAGTGGACGACTGTGATCAAAAGGATGAAACCATCTCCAGAAAACCTCAATACCATCAAATTGGGCATGGAGAAAACGTACAGTAATCGCAGGTTATGGGTCGCAAACAAGTCCCCAACAGTGAAAGAGATTTTTGAACAATATCCTCGTTGTAGACATGCTATACTTGGTAAGGACTTGTGTTTTGCATGGCTTTTCCTTATAGCTAGGTATGAATAG